The Rattus rattus isolate New Zealand chromosome X, Rrattus_CSIRO_v1, whole genome shotgun sequence genome has a window encoding:
- the Pja1 gene encoding E3 ubiquitin-protein ligase Praja-1 isoform X3, whose product MSQQERIASQRRTTSEVPMHRSTANQSKRSRSPFASTRRRWDDNESSGASLAVENEDYSSTSRWRDAADADEAHADGLARRGRGEAAGGSSEPRYAEDQDARNEQAKPEKVSRRRRTMADPDYWAYNDDYYRYYEEDSDSDKEWMAALRRKYRSRDQPQSSSGESWEPLPGKEDQEPQQARANVNTAGAGSLAGAGSNGSGYPEDVQEPSLQEEEQASLEEGEIPWLRYNENESSSEGDNESTHELMQPGMFMLDGNNNLEDDSSVSEDLEVDWSLFDGFADGLGVAEAISYVDPQFLTYMALEERLAQAMETALAHLESLAVDVEVANPPASKESIDALPEILVTEDHGAVGQEMCCPICCSEYVKGEVATELPCHHYFHKPCVSIWLQKSGTCPVCRCMFPPPL is encoded by the exons ATGAGCCAGCAGGAGAGGATTGCCAGCCAGAGAAGGACAACATCTGAAGTCCCAATGCACAGATCAACTGCCAACCAAAGCAAGAGGAGCCGGTCACCATTTGCCAGCACTCGTCGTCGCTGGGATGACAACGAGAGCTCGGGAGCCAGCCTGGCTGTTGAGAATGAGGATTATTCCAG TACTTCCAGGTGGAGAGATGCCGCTGATGCCGACGAAGCCCATGCCGACGGTCTAGCCAGAAGAGGCCGAGGTGAGGCTGCCGGTGGCTCATCTGAGCCAAGGTATGCTGAAGACCAGGATGCCAGGAATGAGCAAGCAAAGCCAGAGAAAGTGTCAAGACGGCGACGCACCATGGCAGACCCTGATTACTGGGCATACAATGATGATTACTACCGCTACTACGAGGAAGATTCTGACAGCGACAAAGAGTGGATGGCTGCTCTGCGCAGGAAGTACCGAAGCAGGGATCAACCCCAGTCTTCAAGTGGAGAAAGCTGGGAGCCTCTCCCAGGAAAGGAAGATCAGGAACCCCAGCAAGCTAGAGCGAATGTGAACACCGCTGGAGCCGGGAGCCTTGCGGGTGCTGGCAGTAATGGCAGTGGCTATCCTGAAGACGTTCAAGAGCCGTCTCTGCAGGAAGAAGAGCAGGCCTCTCTGGAAGAAGGAGAAATTCCTTGGCTCCGCTACAACGAGAATGAAAGCAGCAGCGAGGGTGATAATGAGTCTACTCATGAGCTGATGCAGCCCGGGATGTTCATGCTGGATGGAAACAACAACCTGGAAGATGACTCCAGTGTGAGCGAAGACCTTGAAGTGGACTGGAGCCTGTTTGATGGATTTGCAGATGGCTTGGGAGTGGCGGAAGCCATCTCCTATGTGGATCCTCAGTTCCTCACCTACATGGCTCTCGAAGAGCGTCTGGCCCAGGCGATGGAGACAGCCCTTGCGCACTTGGAGTCTCTTGCCGTTGATGTCGAAGTGGCTAACCCACCTGCAAGCAAGGAGAGCATCGATGCGCTGCCTGAGATCTTGGTCACCGAAGATCACGGTGCAGTGGGCCAGGAAATGTGCTGTCCTATCTGCTGCAGCGAGTATGTGAAGGGGGAGGTGGCAACAGAGCTACCATGCCACCACTATTTCCACAAGCCGTGCGTGTCCATCTGGCTTCAGAAGTCTGGCACCTGCCCAGTGTGCCGCTGCATGTTCCCTCCCCCGCTCTAA
- the Pja1 gene encoding E3 ubiquitin-protein ligase Praja-1 isoform X2, producing the protein MGQGSSKPVRPPPAGGYQSGPGRSYGRRHAYVSFRPSMSQQERIASQRRTTSEVPMHRSTANQSKRSRSPFASTRRRWDDNESSGASLAVENEDYSSTSRWRDAADADEAHADGLARRGRGEAAGGSSEPRYAEDQDARNEQAKPEKVSRRRRTMADPDYWAYNDDYYRYYEEDSDSDKEWMAALRRKYRSRDQPQSSSGESWEPLPGKEDQEPQQARANVNTAGAGSLAGAGSNGSGYPEDVQEPSLQEEEQASLEEGEIPWLRYNENESSSEGDNESTHELMQPGMFMLDGNNNLEDDSSVSEDLEVDWSLFDGFADGLGVAEAISYVDPQFLTYMALEERLAQAMETALAHLESLAVDVEVANPPASKESIDALPEILVTEDHGAVGQEMCCPICCSEYVKGEVATELPCHHYFHKPCVSIWLQKSGTCPVCRCMFPPPL; encoded by the exons ATGGGTCAGGGATCTAGCAAGCCTGTTCGGCCCCCACCAGCAGGAGGGTATCAGTCAGGTCCAGGCAGGAGTTATGGAAGGAGGCATGCTTATGTCAGTTTCAGGCCATCCATGAGCCAGCAGGAGAGGATTGCCAGCCAGAGAAGGACAACATCTGAAGTCCCAATGCACAGATCAACTGCCAACCAAAGCAAGAGGAGCCGGTCACCATTTGCCAGCACTCGTCGTCGCTGGGATGACAACGAGAGCTCGGGAGCCAGCCTGGCTGTTGAGAATGAGGATTATTCCAG TACTTCCAGGTGGAGAGATGCCGCTGATGCCGACGAAGCCCATGCCGACGGTCTAGCCAGAAGAGGCCGAGGTGAGGCTGCCGGTGGCTCATCTGAGCCAAGGTATGCTGAAGACCAGGATGCCAGGAATGAGCAAGCAAAGCCAGAGAAAGTGTCAAGACGGCGACGCACCATGGCAGACCCTGATTACTGGGCATACAATGATGATTACTACCGCTACTACGAGGAAGATTCTGACAGCGACAAAGAGTGGATGGCTGCTCTGCGCAGGAAGTACCGAAGCAGGGATCAACCCCAGTCTTCAAGTGGAGAAAGCTGGGAGCCTCTCCCAGGAAAGGAAGATCAGGAACCCCAGCAAGCTAGAGCGAATGTGAACACCGCTGGAGCCGGGAGCCTTGCGGGTGCTGGCAGTAATGGCAGTGGCTATCCTGAAGACGTTCAAGAGCCGTCTCTGCAGGAAGAAGAGCAGGCCTCTCTGGAAGAAGGAGAAATTCCTTGGCTCCGCTACAACGAGAATGAAAGCAGCAGCGAGGGTGATAATGAGTCTACTCATGAGCTGATGCAGCCCGGGATGTTCATGCTGGATGGAAACAACAACCTGGAAGATGACTCCAGTGTGAGCGAAGACCTTGAAGTGGACTGGAGCCTGTTTGATGGATTTGCAGATGGCTTGGGAGTGGCGGAAGCCATCTCCTATGTGGATCCTCAGTTCCTCACCTACATGGCTCTCGAAGAGCGTCTGGCCCAGGCGATGGAGACAGCCCTTGCGCACTTGGAGTCTCTTGCCGTTGATGTCGAAGTGGCTAACCCACCTGCAAGCAAGGAGAGCATCGATGCGCTGCCTGAGATCTTGGTCACCGAAGATCACGGTGCAGTGGGCCAGGAAATGTGCTGTCCTATCTGCTGCAGCGAGTATGTGAAGGGGGAGGTGGCAACAGAGCTACCATGCCACCACTATTTCCACAAGCCGTGCGTGTCCATCTGGCTTCAGAAGTCTGGCACCTGCCCAGTGTGCCGCTGCATGTTCCCTCCCCCGCTCTAA
- the Pja1 gene encoding E3 ubiquitin-protein ligase Praja-1 isoform X1 produces the protein MSQQERIASQRRTTSEVPMHRSTANQSKRSRSPFASTRRRWDDNESSGASLAVENEDYSRYPPREYRASGSRRGMAYGHIDALVARDSEEEGAGPVDRLPVRGKTGKFKDDPEKGARSSRFASANRDVKEERGKVESPPAARRSARRAELSKQNGFLASSAEGRAAAKGNHSSERERQNLPARPSRAPVSICGGGENTPKSAEEPVVRPKVRNVAAPNCMKPKVFFDTDDDDDVPHSTSRWRDAADADEAHADGLARRGRGEAAGGSSEPRYAEDQDARNEQAKPEKVSRRRRTMADPDYWAYNDDYYRYYEEDSDSDKEWMAALRRKYRSRDQPQSSSGESWEPLPGKEDQEPQQARANVNTAGAGSLAGAGSNGSGYPEDVQEPSLQEEEQASLEEGEIPWLRYNENESSSEGDNESTHELMQPGMFMLDGNNNLEDDSSVSEDLEVDWSLFDGFADGLGVAEAISYVDPQFLTYMALEERLAQAMETALAHLESLAVDVEVANPPASKESIDALPEILVTEDHGAVGQEMCCPICCSEYVKGEVATELPCHHYFHKPCVSIWLQKSGTCPVCRCMFPPPL, from the coding sequence ATGAGCCAGCAGGAGAGGATTGCCAGCCAGAGAAGGACAACATCTGAAGTCCCAATGCACAGATCAACTGCCAACCAAAGCAAGAGGAGCCGGTCACCATTTGCCAGCACTCGTCGTCGCTGGGATGACAACGAGAGCTCGGGAGCCAGCCTGGCTGTTGAGAATGAGGATTATTCCAGGTATCCTCCAAGAGAGTACAGGGCCTCAGGGAGCCGAAGAGGAATGGCTTATGGACACATTGACGCTTTAGTGGCTCGTGATagtgaggaggagggggctgggcCTGTTGATCGACTGCCAGTGAGAGGGAAAACTGGCAAGTTTAAGGATGATCCCGAGAAGGGGGCAAGGTCTTCCCGCTTTGCTAGCGCTAACCGTGATGTGAAAGAGGAACGTGGCAAGGTAGAGTCACCCCCTGCTGCGAGGCGCTCTGCACGCAGAGCTGAGCTCTCGAAGCAGAATGGCTTCTTGGCCTCTTCTGCTGAAGGCAGGGCAGCTGCGAAAGGTAATCACAGCTcagaaagggagaggcagaatTTACCAGCTCGTCCTAGCAGGGCTCCTGTGAGTATCTGTGGTGGTGGGGAAAACACCCCAAAGAGTGCTGAGGAACCGGTGGTGAGACCCAAAGTCCGGAATGTGGCGGCTCCAAACTGCATGAAACCGAAGGTGTTTTTTgatactgatgatgatgatgatgtaccACACAGTACTTCCAGGTGGAGAGATGCCGCTGATGCCGACGAAGCCCATGCCGACGGTCTAGCCAGAAGAGGCCGAGGTGAGGCTGCCGGTGGCTCATCTGAGCCAAGGTATGCTGAAGACCAGGATGCCAGGAATGAGCAAGCAAAGCCAGAGAAAGTGTCAAGACGGCGACGCACCATGGCAGACCCTGATTACTGGGCATACAATGATGATTACTACCGCTACTACGAGGAAGATTCTGACAGCGACAAAGAGTGGATGGCTGCTCTGCGCAGGAAGTACCGAAGCAGGGATCAACCCCAGTCTTCAAGTGGAGAAAGCTGGGAGCCTCTCCCAGGAAAGGAAGATCAGGAACCCCAGCAAGCTAGAGCGAATGTGAACACCGCTGGAGCCGGGAGCCTTGCGGGTGCTGGCAGTAATGGCAGTGGCTATCCTGAAGACGTTCAAGAGCCGTCTCTGCAGGAAGAAGAGCAGGCCTCTCTGGAAGAAGGAGAAATTCCTTGGCTCCGCTACAACGAGAATGAAAGCAGCAGCGAGGGTGATAATGAGTCTACTCATGAGCTGATGCAGCCCGGGATGTTCATGCTGGATGGAAACAACAACCTGGAAGATGACTCCAGTGTGAGCGAAGACCTTGAAGTGGACTGGAGCCTGTTTGATGGATTTGCAGATGGCTTGGGAGTGGCGGAAGCCATCTCCTATGTGGATCCTCAGTTCCTCACCTACATGGCTCTCGAAGAGCGTCTGGCCCAGGCGATGGAGACAGCCCTTGCGCACTTGGAGTCTCTTGCCGTTGATGTCGAAGTGGCTAACCCACCTGCAAGCAAGGAGAGCATCGATGCGCTGCCTGAGATCTTGGTCACCGAAGATCACGGTGCAGTGGGCCAGGAAATGTGCTGTCCTATCTGCTGCAGCGAGTATGTGAAGGGGGAGGTGGCAACAGAGCTACCATGCCACCACTATTTCCACAAGCCGTGCGTGTCCATCTGGCTTCAGAAGTCTGGCACCTGCCCAGTGTGCCGCTGCATGTTCCCTCCCCCGCTCTAA